A single Chryseobacterium sp. DNA region contains:
- a CDS encoding recombinase family protein, with translation MQAVYLYIRVSTDEQAVKGYSQRSQLDRLVHYCKDHNLIVAKTIFEDYSAKTFNRPEWNKLFAELKLTKNQSSLILFTYWDRFSRNIMDAYKMLERLQNMKVSIQAIEQQIDFSIPESKIMLAMYWATSEVENDKRSRNVRLGMQKARLEGRWINKAPLGYRNKITSDGKKYIAIYESEAYIIREAFTAIVRQNKYCLTEIYKDAVSNGLNCSRSAFYRLVRNPIYCGKIKIPAFEDKPEKIVEGTHERLIPVVLFDQVQRIIKDADLNHPKKLTSKRIANENLIFRGVLQCPNCGKTLTGSGSQGHIKKYYYYHCMGHCSYRVRADLINLSFLSFLKKNRVVEPFLELADSISKEIYSEEHHDYTQKKEEIKKEMEKLIDRGFNAQKLFSNGNIDYDDYILIRSRCKESLKDNTDKLRQQALKIVAEKHTEKGNDYIINHLGSFMKIQIL, from the coding sequence ATGCAAGCCGTTTATCTGTACATACGAGTCAGTACTGATGAACAGGCTGTAAAAGGATATTCCCAACGCAGCCAGTTGGATCGACTTGTGCATTATTGTAAAGATCACAATCTCATTGTTGCCAAAACTATTTTCGAAGACTATTCGGCGAAAACATTTAACCGGCCAGAATGGAACAAACTGTTCGCTGAGCTTAAGCTCACTAAAAACCAATCTTCACTTATTCTCTTTACTTATTGGGATCGATTCAGCCGCAATATTATGGACGCTTACAAGATGTTAGAAAGATTGCAGAATATGAAAGTTTCTATTCAGGCAATTGAACAGCAGATAGACTTCTCAATCCCGGAAAGTAAAATTATGTTGGCAATGTACTGGGCTACTTCTGAAGTAGAAAATGATAAAAGAAGCCGTAATGTGCGTTTGGGAATGCAAAAAGCAAGACTGGAAGGAAGATGGATCAATAAAGCTCCTCTAGGATATAGAAATAAAATCACATCTGATGGGAAAAAATATATCGCCATTTATGAATCAGAAGCATATATTATCCGTGAGGCTTTTACAGCTATAGTGAGACAAAATAAATATTGTTTAACTGAAATATACAAGGATGCGGTATCAAATGGGCTTAATTGCAGCAGAAGTGCTTTTTATCGGTTGGTAAGAAATCCTATTTATTGTGGTAAAATAAAAATTCCGGCATTTGAAGATAAACCTGAAAAAATTGTTGAGGGTACTCATGAGCGTCTTATACCTGTAGTCTTATTTGATCAGGTTCAAAGAATAATAAAAGACGCAGATTTGAACCATCCTAAGAAATTAACTTCAAAAAGGATAGCTAATGAAAATTTAATTTTTAGAGGTGTCCTACAATGTCCTAATTGTGGAAAGACGCTGACAGGAAGTGGCTCACAAGGCCACATTAAAAAATATTATTATTACCACTGTATGGGACACTGTTCATACCGGGTAAGAGCTGACCTTATCAATTTGAGTTTTCTTTCATTTCTTAAGAAGAATAGAGTAGTAGAACCATTTTTAGAGCTTGCAGATAGTATTTCAAAGGAAATTTACAGTGAAGAGCATCATGACTATACTCAAAAAAAAGAAGAGATAAAGAAAGAAATGGAAAAATTGATTGATAGGGGATTCAATGCACAAAAGCTATTTTCAAATGGGAATATTGATTATGATGATTATATACTGATAAGAAGCCGTTGCAAGGAATCTTTAAAGGATAATACTGATAAATTAAGACAGCAGGCTTTAAAAATAGTGGCTGAAAAGCATACAGAAAAGGGAAATGATTATATAATTAACCACTTAGGGAGTTTTATGAAAATTCAGATACTATAA
- a CDS encoding AAA family ATPase, translating to MKIKSVKITGFRAFEKEKDATFDFTKGGEIMNFASIYAPNGFGKTSFYDAVEWGITHKIQRFDRMVDFEKVRKDNDAPLLLNKASLSGKVIVETSSESFENVINKKKVYKYNQKPVNEYFQNQILTQDLIDAFLKEEKADKRYENFLEIDDNLKKYDSAYKKIIRLLEYIKDERKDLVDRKNKEEAKYQVEIDFEQEFKKFDEINEVITSLNKESENLNLIDQNTFNQTTYDNLSRNVDIRLLSLQDEIEKVKSRIITIILARDGEELEGSKLNGGVLSYLENRSEILKLDNQIKELDQIITWFDEQEKVNNELSVNDENLTIHRNKLERALNIERQFETFLNIQKEIDSLQRNITEFKDELLNTERGKLNVEKEKNDALIRLNELKNSLENNRSKLNNLPAQQKQLELTSQIIVDLQKIIDALTNSIGIEEKKRNDLRIILDEFGYYENKINDDIQLLLEFKLFDGHKELINQYITEEKKLEKFKKDIQEIQLKIDNQNQFNKELNDFIKSGLELANKSQSSNCPLCNYSYGTFEKLSANILSNNLLDSHLKIFLEEKVETESKINELVIQLSIDQEKIKEVFSLIKQPYLSNYTNIQNVINKLSSERIINLEKLNSHQSILNDINLSLGDSQTFEELSAKIQNDLSKIDSQILELSNQLKKVDETLLERKTLVKSTKEKLEISERNVLKYQSSNEYKEIREYFIKELNSNSLEKITLSEGISNIRLDINGLIIKKETQNKSLAELRVKLSNYTLSKDEYIKRTQQINEAKNLILRNYESYENYIQSEFDLIIRDKDKSQIEQAFVDLVNKQKEIERQAETKFEKYKIVRILNDACIEATESKKVQDVIKEITKGLQDLGSSEEMLNAEKENLKAYLKGTIEAYFYTPLINAIYRKIDPHPDYKEIEFECDFAENKPRLQIYTLSINEKGEEIWSVPSLYFSTAQINILSLSIFLARALKTKDNEKLPVDCIFIDDPIQSMDSINILSFIDLFRGITLSLDKQLIVSTHEENFHLLLKKKIPSELFKSTFIEFETFGKVKPNF from the coding sequence ATGAAAATCAAAAGTGTAAAAATTACTGGATTCAGAGCGTTTGAGAAAGAAAAAGATGCCACTTTTGATTTTACAAAAGGAGGGGAAATAATGAATTTTGCTTCAATATATGCCCCAAATGGTTTTGGTAAAACCTCTTTTTATGATGCTGTTGAATGGGGAATTACTCATAAAATTCAACGCTTCGATAGAATGGTTGATTTTGAAAAAGTAAGAAAAGATAATGATGCTCCTTTGTTATTAAATAAAGCTTCGTTGTCAGGAAAAGTAATAGTGGAAACAAGTTCGGAAAGTTTTGAAAATGTGATCAATAAAAAGAAAGTTTATAAATATAATCAAAAACCTGTAAACGAGTATTTTCAAAATCAAATATTAACTCAAGATTTAATAGATGCTTTTCTAAAAGAAGAGAAAGCCGATAAACGCTATGAAAACTTCTTGGAAATTGATGATAATTTAAAAAAATACGATTCAGCTTATAAAAAGATCATTCGTCTATTAGAGTATATAAAGGATGAGAGAAAAGATTTAGTTGATAGAAAAAATAAAGAAGAAGCCAAATATCAAGTTGAGATTGATTTTGAACAAGAATTTAAAAAGTTTGATGAGATTAATGAAGTAATCACTTCGCTTAACAAAGAAAGTGAGAACTTAAATTTAATTGATCAAAATACATTCAATCAGACCACTTATGATAATCTATCTAGGAATGTTGATATTCGATTATTATCATTACAAGATGAAATAGAAAAAGTGAAATCGCGTATCATCACGATAATATTAGCTAGAGATGGAGAAGAATTAGAAGGTAGTAAATTAAATGGCGGAGTTTTATCTTACCTGGAAAATAGAAGTGAAATTTTAAAATTGGATAATCAAATTAAAGAATTAGATCAGATAATAACATGGTTTGATGAACAAGAAAAGGTTAATAATGAACTCAGTGTTAACGATGAAAATTTAACAATTCATAGAAATAAATTGGAGCGAGCTCTTAATATTGAGAGGCAATTCGAAACATTTCTTAATATACAAAAAGAGATAGATAGTTTACAGAGGAATATTACAGAGTTTAAAGACGAATTACTTAACACCGAACGTGGGAAGCTTAATGTTGAAAAGGAGAAAAATGATGCACTTATAAGACTTAATGAATTAAAGAACTCTCTTGAGAATAATCGCTCTAAACTAAATAACTTACCGGCCCAACAAAAACAGTTGGAATTAACTTCGCAGATCATTGTTGATTTACAAAAGATTATTGATGCTTTAACAAATTCAATTGGTATAGAAGAAAAGAAGCGAAATGACTTAAGGATAATTTTAGATGAATTCGGGTATTATGAAAATAAGATCAACGATGATATTCAACTTTTATTAGAATTTAAATTATTCGATGGGCATAAAGAATTAATTAATCAATATATAACCGAAGAAAAAAAACTAGAAAAATTTAAAAAAGATATTCAGGAAATCCAATTAAAAATAGATAATCAGAATCAGTTCAATAAAGAACTTAATGATTTTATCAAATCAGGGCTGGAACTGGCGAATAAGTCGCAAAGTTCAAATTGCCCTCTCTGTAATTATAGTTATGGTACATTTGAAAAACTATCTGCGAACATTTTGTCTAATAATTTATTAGATAGTCATTTGAAAATATTTTTAGAAGAAAAGGTTGAGACGGAATCAAAAATAAATGAATTGGTAATACAGCTGTCTATTGACCAAGAAAAAATTAAGGAAGTTTTTTCTTTAATCAAACAGCCTTATTTATCGAATTATACAAACATACAAAATGTAATAAATAAATTAAGCTCTGAGAGAATAATCAATTTAGAGAAATTAAATAGTCATCAATCTATTTTAAATGACATTAATTTATCATTAGGAGATTCGCAGACATTTGAAGAGTTATCGGCCAAAATACAGAATGACTTATCAAAAATAGATAGCCAGATATTAGAACTTTCTAATCAACTGAAAAAAGTTGATGAAACACTTTTAGAGAGAAAAACATTAGTTAAATCAACTAAAGAAAAGTTAGAAATTTCAGAACGCAACGTTTTAAAATATCAATCTTCAAATGAGTATAAAGAAATTAGAGAGTATTTTATTAAGGAGTTAAACTCTAATAGTCTTGAAAAAATTACTCTATCCGAAGGTATTTCTAATATTCGATTGGATATTAATGGTTTAATAATTAAAAAAGAAACTCAAAACAAATCTTTGGCTGAGTTAAGAGTGAAACTATCTAATTATACTTTATCTAAGGATGAATACATTAAAAGAACTCAGCAAATAAATGAGGCTAAAAATCTAATATTGAGAAATTATGAAAGCTATGAAAATTATATTCAATCAGAATTTGATTTAATAATAAGGGACAAAGATAAATCTCAAATCGAACAAGCATTTGTAGATTTAGTAAACAAACAGAAGGAAATAGAAAGGCAAGCTGAAACGAAATTTGAAAAGTACAAAATTGTCAGAATTTTAAATGATGCTTGTATAGAAGCTACTGAATCTAAAAAAGTACAGGATGTGATTAAAGAGATTACTAAGGGGTTACAAGATTTAGGTAGTTCTGAGGAGATGTTAAATGCAGAAAAGGAAAATCTAAAAGCATACCTTAAAGGTACAATTGAAGCTTACTTCTATACACCTTTAATTAATGCCATTTATAGAAAAATAGATCCTCACCCCGATTATAAAGAGATTGAATTTGAATGTGATTTTGCCGAAAACAAACCTCGTTTACAGATTTATACTTTGTCAATCAATGAAAAGGGAGAAGAAATTTGGTCTGTACCTTCTCTATATTTTAGTACGGCTCAAATCAATATTTTAAGTTTAAGTATTTTTCTAGCTCGGGCTTTAAAAACTAAAGATAATGAAAAGCTGCCTGTAGATTGTATCTTTATTGACGACCCAATTCAATCAATGGACAGTATTAATATTCTTTCGTTTATAGATTTATTTAGAGGTATTACTTTGTCTCTAGACAAACAATTAATAGTGTCGACTCACGAAGAGAACTTTCATCTCCTATTGAAGAAAAAAATACCTAGTGAACTTTTTAAATCGACATTTATAGAATTTGAAACATTTGGCAAGGTAAAACCAAATTTTTGA
- a CDS encoding ABC-three component system middle component 1 has product MEKYLEYSTDVINQLTKKYKNCDFQFFLAQSNVNISVFFVLTNSSVLSGENLWEDISKEIALKYQSKLETVYEKWNLYIIYATSDITPKELKNKIENDKFSSRKIVEDSYNKDLSEDEAYRLIVKHITNADLKKIVEETQEVTISAYIPKNEKLWELLLDEEKLIGDRKAQAAFVKKINTI; this is encoded by the coding sequence ATGGAAAAGTATTTGGAATATAGTACTGATGTAATAAATCAATTAACAAAAAAATATAAGAATTGCGATTTTCAGTTTTTTTTAGCACAGTCCAATGTAAACATATCTGTGTTTTTTGTATTGACAAATAGTTCTGTTCTCTCTGGAGAAAACCTTTGGGAGGATATTTCAAAAGAAATTGCCTTAAAATACCAATCTAAACTAGAAACAGTATATGAAAAATGGAATCTCTACATCATATATGCTACGAGTGATATAACACCTAAGGAACTTAAAAACAAAATTGAGAATGATAAATTTTCAAGTAGAAAGATTGTAGAGGATTCTTATAATAAAGATCTTAGTGAAGATGAGGCTTATCGCCTAATTGTAAAACACATTACTAATGCAGATTTAAAAAAAATTGTTGAGGAAACTCAAGAGGTCACGATTTCAGCATACATCCCTAAAAATGAGAAACTTTGGGAACTATTATTAGATGAAGAAAAACTTATTGGCGACAGGAAAGCTCAAGCAGCGTTCGTAAAAAAAATAAATACAATATGA
- a CDS encoding ABC-three component system protein: MDENDLKRYTIILGAGSGILFQPLDETKTYILSAKHVFYEKVQNDNGPDTYELVTAIRFSMSDNQNVSTEVSIIKGQNYFEHPSENVDAAILILNVNLGFNQIFVDEDCIAFNECLLCGYPNKIVDNENDRYSNYQIKRKVDITNNGYFRLETNFGNLNHEDIIGFSGGGILRLSNGIINIIGIQSSTITDYANGQIDVVPINKFVEIIEEHALSEIIPSFLVSFEFLKDKAFDISAGILDENISYTRKFLKDKTLEVINSDITPIFIKELFKERLLINENNGVKLNDELIYLTWLEFLTLINIAKEVSCSQNDLESIFSMTRLLYKNTNDDWQGANFLRDCLSSNYVGLNENGTVFIKTKSNPIAGNIAYYKLEKGSLVPRIDTFRKNYENGTLTVNNIGSAVSDVDEFAFDKYNFIHFEYLKKYMLIENSEDFKDYKKSNKHELLIKLKEEYGKVFGI, from the coding sequence ATGGACGAAAACGACTTAAAAAGATACACTATAATACTTGGTGCTGGTAGTGGAATTCTGTTTCAACCATTGGACGAAACTAAAACCTATATACTTTCAGCAAAACATGTGTTTTATGAAAAGGTTCAAAATGATAATGGGCCAGATACTTATGAATTGGTAACTGCAATTAGATTCTCAATGTCAGACAACCAAAATGTATCTACTGAGGTTTCAATTATAAAAGGACAAAATTATTTCGAGCATCCGAGTGAAAATGTAGATGCAGCGATTTTAATTTTAAATGTAAACTTAGGTTTTAATCAGATTTTTGTTGATGAAGATTGTATTGCTTTCAATGAGTGTTTACTATGTGGTTATCCTAATAAAATAGTTGACAATGAGAATGATAGATATAGTAATTATCAAATTAAACGTAAAGTTGATATAACCAATAACGGGTACTTTAGATTAGAGACAAACTTCGGAAATCTAAATCATGAAGATATTATTGGTTTTTCCGGAGGTGGAATTTTGAGATTAAGTAATGGAATCATAAATATCATTGGTATTCAATCATCGACAATCACAGATTATGCAAATGGACAGATAGATGTTGTTCCTATTAATAAGTTTGTAGAAATAATTGAGGAACACGCTTTATCAGAAATTATACCTTCCTTTTTGGTAAGTTTTGAGTTTCTAAAGGATAAAGCTTTTGATATTTCTGCGGGAATATTAGATGAAAATATTTCTTATACAAGAAAGTTTCTTAAAGACAAAACACTTGAAGTTATTAATAGTGATATTACTCCAATATTTATCAAGGAACTCTTCAAAGAGAGATTATTAATTAATGAAAATAATGGGGTGAAACTTAATGATGAACTAATCTATCTTACTTGGTTAGAGTTCTTAACATTAATAAATATTGCAAAAGAAGTTTCTTGCAGTCAAAATGATCTTGAAAGTATTTTTTCAATGACAAGATTATTATATAAGAATACAAATGATGATTGGCAAGGTGCTAATTTCTTAAGAGATTGTTTGTCATCAAACTATGTAGGACTAAATGAAAATGGAACTGTCTTTATAAAGACAAAAAGCAATCCAATTGCTGGAAATATAGCTTATTACAAGCTAGAAAAAGGGAGTTTAGTTCCAAGAATTGATACTTTCAGGAAAAACTATGAAAACGGGACCTTAACAGTAAATAATATTGGAAGTGCTGTTTCCGATGTCGATGAGTTTGCTTTTGATAAATATAATTTTATTCATTTTGAATATCTAAAAAAATATATGCTCATTGAGAATAGTGAAGATTTCAAAGACTATAAAAAGTCTAATAAGCATGAGCTATTAATTAAACTAAAAGAAGAATATGGAAAAGTATTTGGAATATAG
- a CDS encoding MBL fold metallo-hydrolase: MQIKFLQAFNGDSIWISFLENGIPRNILIDGGVGNTYKSTSQAKGDLHKTIEKIRKDKQFIDILVLTHFDDDHIGGILRWLNKDKEASNLIKKVWFNSGKEIAKMFNSDENKDLCIEIDEAGDFHTSPKQGIKFEKYLKDNNLWEGDIIEQGSEYDLFGLKFKILSPNRTKLDELLKLYKKQKDYFTSGDEYDFQISLKDFIAEESQPNFKFKEDTSVANGSSIAFIIEYEDKSFLFLADAHPSVVIEGLNKFGYNKHKPLHVELMKVSHHGSMYNTNKDLLEIVKTDNYLISSDATKHGLPNKRTIARIINNNPNTFIYFNYDLKDAIFSEQDWKDYPRFRSKMHNEFQWTKTT, from the coding sequence ATGCAAATAAAATTTTTACAAGCATTTAATGGGGATTCTATTTGGATTTCATTTCTTGAAAATGGTATTCCAAGAAATATTCTTATTGACGGCGGTGTTGGAAATACTTATAAGAGTACTTCACAAGCAAAAGGTGATTTGCATAAAACAATTGAAAAGATCAGAAAAGATAAGCAGTTCATAGATATTCTTGTTTTAACTCATTTCGATGACGATCATATCGGCGGAATTCTGAGATGGCTGAATAAAGACAAAGAGGCTTCTAATCTTATTAAAAAGGTTTGGTTTAACTCGGGAAAGGAAATAGCTAAGATGTTTAATAGTGATGAAAACAAAGATTTATGTATTGAAATTGACGAAGCAGGCGATTTTCACACGAGTCCTAAACAAGGAATTAAATTCGAAAAATATCTTAAAGATAATAATCTATGGGAGGGAGATATTATTGAGCAAGGTTCAGAATATGACTTATTTGGCTTAAAATTTAAAATTTTGTCGCCGAACCGCACGAAACTCGATGAGCTTTTAAAATTGTATAAAAAACAAAAGGATTATTTTACGAGTGGTGATGAATACGATTTCCAAATTTCTTTGAAAGATTTTATTGCTGAAGAAAGTCAACCAAATTTTAAATTTAAGGAAGATACAAGTGTCGCCAATGGAAGTTCTATCGCTTTTATAATAGAATATGAAGACAAAAGTTTTCTTTTTTTAGCTGACGCACATCCTTCTGTAGTAATCGAAGGTTTGAATAAGTTCGGTTACAATAAGCATAAGCCGTTACATGTAGAATTGATGAAGGTTTCTCATCACGGAAGTATGTACAATACTAACAAAGATCTTTTGGAAATTGTAAAAACAGACAATTATCTAATAAGTTCAGATGCAACTAAACATGGGTTACCAAATAAAAGAACTATAGCTAGAATTATCAATAACAATCCTAATACTTTTATTTACTTCAATTACGATTTAAAAGATGCAATCTTTTCAGAGCAGGATTGGAAAGATTACCCAAGATTTAGATCTAAAATGCATAATGAATTTCAATGGACGAAAACGACTTAA